Proteins encoded together in one Prunus dulcis chromosome 3, ALMONDv2, whole genome shotgun sequence window:
- the LOC117621438 gene encoding uncharacterized protein LOC117621438 isoform X1 has translation MQVQGFRAKSRVALLVVFVLCVCFAGFYDLLKPVSNGCTMTYMYPTYIPIPTTTAVSPAKYGLYLYHEGWKKIDFKEHLKKLSGIPILFIPGNGGSYKQVRSLAAESDRAYQAGPLERTFYQEASLTPEEGGEEIDVASFQLPNQYDSRLDWFTVDLEGEHSAMDSAILEEHAEYVVHSIHRILDQYKESYETREREGAVTSGSLPKSVILVGHSMGGFVARAAVAHNRLRKSAVETILTLSSPHQYPPVALQPSLGHYFARVNHEWRKGYEVQTTRAGHYVSDPVLSHVVVISISGSYNDYQVRSKSESLDGIVPPTHGFLISSTGMRNVWLSMEHQAILWCNQLVIQVSHTLLSLVHSRTGQPFSDKRIRLAIFSKMLRSGIPQSFNWMMQSHLSHQSLHVPSRDVKDKTGSLYTSAACPRNVHWSEDGLERDLYIQTTTVTVLAMDGRRRWLDIQKLGSNGRSHFMFVTNLAPCSGVRLHLWPEKRNSTSELPVCIRILEVTSKMVRIPSGPAPRQIEPGSQTEQAPPSAIFRLGPEDMRGFRFLTISVAPRPTISGRPPPAVSMAVGQFFNPEEGEREFSPWSLSSYSYKEISLKEDHPLALNLSFTTSLGLLPVIFSLKTAGCGIKNSGLPDEQADDIDNSKLCKLRCFPPVAFAWDDTSGLHIFPNVYSETIVVDSSPALWSSPKSSEKTSVMLLVDPHCSYRSAVAVSVTAAASRFLLLYNSQIVGFALVVIFFALMQQTHAWDLDLPIPSILMAVESNLRIPLPFLYLAMAPILLSFVLSFWISQPFPSFASFTVVSVICYLLANGFVIILILISQFIFYAAAVVHIFIKTRFQLWEKSANRFINLSSSFFSLKVLRVVKANPLLVTALAAITLVCLVHAAFGLFIILSLDALCCHSALCSFLTASFRSHAQRHELFDCKKEGNDGSRHLPFKSDGDCCSNSPDSSKSFGEAQLEIFHHRHGLFILHLTAALMFVPSLVAWFQRIGMGHSFPWLVDSALCTGVILHGIFTSKPEFNSFLVSLPGVRNLEVRLNFMYLVAGYYSYLSSLALAPFRVFYAMTAIGFTSFALMILQRWNREKGEAHFGSRKHSHRH, from the exons ATGCAAGTGCAAGGCTTTAGAGCTAAATCCAGAGTAGCACTTCTCGTCGTCTTCGTCTTATGTGTTTGTTTCGCGGGGTTTTATGATTTGTTAAAGCCCGTTTCAAATGGATGTACCATGACGTACATGTATCCCACTTACATTCCTATTCCTACCACGACTGCTGTTTCACCGGCAAAGTACGGCTTGTATTTGTACCACGAAGGATGGAAGAAGATTGATTTTAAGGAGCATCTCAAAAAGCTAAGCGGCATTCCCATTCTTTTTATTCCGGGAAATGGCGGTAGCTACAAACAG GTACGTTCACTGGCAGCAGAATCTGACAGGGCATATCAAGCGGGACCCCTAGAGCGTACATTTTATCAGGAAGCTTCCCTAACTCCTGAAGAGGGCGGGGAGGAGATAGATGTAGCTTCCTTTCAGTTACCCAACCAATATGATTCCAGGTTGGACTGGTTCACAGTGGATCTTGAAGGAGAACATTCTGCTATGGATAGTGCTATACTTGAAGAACATGCAGAATATGTTGTCCACTCCATTCACAGG ATTTTGGATCAATATAAAGAATCTTATGAGActagagaaagagaaggtgCTGTAACCTCTGGGAGTTTGCCAAAAAGTGTAATATTGGTTGGTCACTCTATGGGTGGTTTTGTTGCTAGAGCTGCTGTTGCCCATAACCGTTTGAGGAAATCAGCAGTTGAAACGATTCTTACTCTCTCCAGCCCACACCA ATACCCTCCTGTGGCATTGCAGCCTTCCTTGGGTCACTACTTTGCACGCGTTAATCATGAATGGAGAAAGGGATATGAGGTCCAAACAACTAGAGCAGGACATTATGTGTCTGATCCTGTTCTCTCACATGTTGTTGTTATATCCATTTCTGGCAGTTACAATGATTATCAG GTGAGGTCCAAGTCGGAATCCCTTGATGGCATTGTGCCTCCCACTCATGGTTTTTTGATCAGTAGTACAGGCATGAGAAATGTGTGGTTGTCAATGGAACATCAAGCTATTTTATGGTGTAATCAATTAGTTATCCAA GTATCACACACTCTTCTTAGTTTGGTACACTCCAGAACAGGCCAGCCATTTTCTGACAAACGAATAAGACTTGCGATATTCTCTAAAATGCTTCGTAGTGGGATACCACAGAGTTTCAATTGGATGATGCAATCACACTTGTCTCATCAGTCGTTACATGTTCCTTCTAGAGATGTAAAAGATAAAACTG GATCGCTGTACACTTCCGCTGCATGCCCTAGAAATGTTCATTGGAGCGAGGATGGCCTTGAGAGGGACCTATACATTCAGACAACCACTGTCACTGTTTTAGCCATGGATGGTCGAAGACGGTGGTTAGACATACAAAAACTG GGGTCAAATGGAAGAAGTCACTTCATGTTTGTGACAAACCTTGCTCCATGTTCTGGGGTTAGACTTCATCTGTGGCctgaaaaaagaaactcaaCTTCAGAATTGCCTGTGTGTATAAGAATCCTCGAAGTGACATCAAAGATGGTGCGCATTCCATCAGGACCAGCACCAAGACAG ATTGAACCTGGAAGCCAGACAGAGCAAGCTCCTCCTTCTGCTATATTTCGCTTGGGACCTGAGGATATGCGTGGTTTCAGATTCCTGACCATCTCAGTTGCACCTCGTCCG ACTATTTCAGGAAGACCTCCACCAGCAGTTTCCATGGCAGTTGGGCAGTTTTTTAATCCGGAGGAAGGGGAGCGGGAGTTCTCGCCTTGGTCACTGTCTAGTTATTCTTATAAG GAAATTTCTTTGAAGGAGGATCATCCCCTTGCTTTGAATCTGTCATTCACCACTAGTTTAGGCCTCTTGCCTGTCATATTCTCTTTGAAGACTGCAGGTTGTGGAATAAAGAATTCTGGACTTCCAGATGAACAGGCTGATGATATAGATAATAGCA AACTCTGTAAGCTTCGCTGTTTCCCACCTGTAGCATTTGCTTGGGATGACACATCAGGTCTCCACATATTCCCAAATGTATATAGTGAGACAATTGTTGTTGATTCCTCACCAGCGCTCTGGAGTTCACCTAAAAGTTCTGAGAAAACCTCTGTTATGTTGCTT GTAGATCCACATTGTTCATACAGAAGTGCAGTggctgtttctgtaactgcaGCTGCCAGTAGGTTTTTGCTTCTATATAATTCACAG ATTGTTGGTTTCGCCCTTGTTGTTATCTTTTTTGCACTAATGCAGCAAACACATGCATGGGATCTTGACCTGCCCATACCTTCGATTCTCATGGCTGTGGAATCTAATTTGAGAATCCCATTGCCATTTCTCTACCTTGCCATGGCACCCATCTTGCTTTCTTTTGTCCTCTCCTTTTGGATTTCTCAACCATTTCCTTCATTTGCTAGCTTCACCGTTGTCTCGGTGATCTGTTATTTACTTGCTAATGGCTTCGTAATTATTCTGATTTTGATATCTCAATTCATCTTCTATGCGGCTGCTGTTGTACATATTTTCATCAAGACAAG GTTTCAATTGTGGGAAAAAAGTGCTAACCGGTTTATTAATCTTTCCTCTAGTTTCTTTTCATTGAAG GTGTTAAGAGTTGTAAAAGCCAATCCACTACTTGTTACAGCACTTGCTGCAATTACTCTGGTGTGCTTGGTTCATGCAGCGTTTGGTCTATTTATAATCTTGTCCTTGGATGCTTTGTGCTGTCACAGTGCACTTTGCAG TTTTTTGACAGCTTCATTTCGCAGCCATGCACAAAGACATGAATTATTTGATTGTAAAAAAGAAGGCAATGATGGTTCTCGCCACCTTCCCTTCAAAAGTGATGGAGATTGCTGCTCCAATAGTCCAGACTCTTCGAAAAGTTTTGGTGAAGCGCAATTAGAGATATTCCATCATCGGcatgggttgtttattttgcATCTTACTGCAGCGCTCATGTTTGTCCCATCACTAGTTGCTTGGTTTCAG AGAATAGGGATGGGTCATAGCTTTCCATGGCTAGTGGATTCAGCTCTTTGCACAGGTGTGATTCTTCATGGTATCTTCACTTCAAAGCCCGAGTTCAATTCCTTCCTAGTTTCTTTACCTGGCGTCAGAAATCTTGAAGTGAGGTTGAACTTCATGTACCTGGTAGCTGGATACTATTCTTATCTCTCTTCCCTGGCCTTGGCTCCATTTAGAGTATTTTATGCTATGACTGCTATAGGCTTTACTTCCTTT
- the LOC117622807 gene encoding probable carboxylesterase 11: MPSVAVKLYSVFFKFLLKHRLQNRIQTQPDEFNPFGVTSRPEETIASPNPLFDDGVATKDIHIDPFTSLSIRIFLPESALNPPEPASKSRVTATPKRSDLNQGSNRTDSARQSLNNLPATPSRRNSYGNPTLSNLAKSEQRRNSYGCSNDIESMNLMANAGVGVYRGYSPANLTKNGRKLPVMLQFHGGGWVSGSNDSVANDIFCRRIAKLCDVVVLAVGYRLAPENRYPAAFEDGLKVLNWLGKQANLAECSKSMGGGRSTLGGITEFKKADSHRHIVDTFGASMVEPWLAAHGDPTRCVLLGVSCGANIADYVARKAVEAGKLLDPVKVVAQVLMYPFFIGNVPTHSEIRLANSYFYDKAMCILAWKLFLPEEEFSLDHPAANPLIPDRGPPVRLMPPTLTVVAEHDWMRDRAIAYSEELRKVNVDAPVLEYKDAVHEFATLDMLLKTPQAQACAEDIAIWVKKYISLRGHEFSY; encoded by the exons atGCCAAGCGTAGCTGTTAAGCTCTATAGCGTGTTCTTCAAGTTCCTCTTGAAGCACCGTTTGCAGAATCGGATCCAAACCCAGCCCGACGAGTTCAACCCTTTCGGCGTCACGTCCCGACCCGAAGAAACAATCGCCTCACCCAATCCTCTGTTCGACGACGGCGTTGCCACCAAGGACATCCACATCGACCCCTtcacttctctctctatccGAATCTTCCTCCCCGAGTCCGCTCTCAACCCACCCGAACCAGCTTCCAAGTCTAGGGTTACCGCTACGCCTAAACGATCCGATCTCAATCAGGGATCCAACCGAACCGATTCGGCCCGCCAGAGCCTGAACAATTTACCCGCCACCCCTTCTCGGCGCAACAGCTATGGCAATCCGACACTGTCCAATTTGGCGAAAAGCGAGCAGAGAAGGAACAGTTACGGGTGTAGCAATGACATAGAGAGTATGAATTTGATGGCGAACGCTGGCGTGGGAGTGTACAGAGGCTACTCGCCGGCCAATTTGACCAAGAACGGTCGAAAATTGCCGGTCATGTTGCAGTTTCACGGCGGCGGCTGGGTCAGTGGCAGCAATGACTCTGTGGCCAACGACATCTTCTGTCGGCGGATTGCGAAGCTGTGTGACGTCGTCGTTTTAGCGGTGGGTTATCGGCTTGCGCCGGAGAATCGATACCCAGCGGCGTTCGAGGACGGGTTGAAGGTGTTGAATTGGCTTGGGAAGCAGGCCAATTTGGCTGAGTGCAGTAAGTCCATGGGAGGCGGACGGAGCACTCTCGGCGGCATTACCGAGTTTAAGAAGGCCGATTCTCATCGGCATATCGTGGACACTTTTGGGGCTTCAATGGTTGAACCTTGGTTGGCTGCCCATGGAGATCCAACGAG ATGTGTTCTCCTTGGTGTGAGCTGTGGTGCTAACATTGCAGACTATGTGGCTCGGAAAGCTGTAGAGGCAGGCAAGCTTTTGGACCCTGTCAAGGTGGTTGCACAGGTGCTGATGTATCCGTTCTTCATTGGAAATGTCCCCACTCATTCTGAGATAAGATTGGCAAACTCCTATTTCTATGACAAGGCAATGTGCATATTGGCATGGAAACTATTCTTACCTGAGGAAGAGTTTAGCTTGGACCACCCAGCTGCCAATCCCCTCATCCCAGACAGGGGGCCACCTGTAAGGCTCATGCCTCCGACCCTTACAGTGGTGGCAGAACATGATTGGATGAGAGACCGTGCCATTGCTTACTCAGAGGAGCTCCGGAAGGTAAACGTTGATGCACCTGTGCTGGAGTATAAAGATGCAGTTCATGAATTTGCAACCCTTGATATGCTTCTCAAGACCCCTCAGGCCCAGGCCTGTGCAGAGGACATTGCCATCTGGGTCAAAAAATACATCTCACTTCGAGGTCATGAGTTCTCATATTAG
- the LOC117620740 gene encoding serine/threonine protein phosphatase 2A 57 kDa regulatory subunit B' theta isoform-like → MIKQILNRLPRKPSKSAENREGGSSNSSSNASTSSRSGSLASSRYVNSGTSSLSGPNSTPNFGVNVNSKLNGNSLASPYEALPSFKDVPNAEKQNLFIKKLNLCCVIFDFSDPTKNLKEKDIKRQTLVELVDYIASANGKFSETVMQEIVKMVCVNLFRTLTSPPLENKALEAFDLEEEEPSMDPAWQHLQVVYEFFLRFVASPETDAKLAKRYIDHSFVLRLLGLFDSEDHRERDYLKTVLHRIYGKFMVHRPFIRKAINNIFYHFIFETEKHNGIAELLEILGSIINGFALPLKEEHKLFLVRVLIPLHKPKCIPLYHQQLSYCITQFVEKDCKLADTIIRGLLKYWPITNSSKEVMFLGELEEVLEATQPAEFQRCMVPLFRQIGRCLSSSHFQVAERALFLWNNDHIANLIKQNRSVLLPIIFPSLEKNARNHWNQAVQSLTLNVRKIFSDIDPELFEECLLKFQEDEVQEKELNLRREITWKRLEEIAAKKATSNEAVLVSPRKATGKPSG, encoded by the exons ATGATCAAACAGATACTTAATAGGCTCCCGAGGAAGCCCTCTAAGTCAGCTGAAAATCGTGAAGGAGGATCTTCTAACTCTTCTTCAAATGCTTCCACCAGTTCAAGAAGCGGCTCTTTAGCAAGTAGCAGATATGTGAATTCGGGTACTTCATCTCTTTCGGGCCCTAATTCTACTCCAAATTTTGGAGTAAACGTGAATTCAAAGCTTAATGGGAACTCATTGGCTTCTCCATATGAGGCATTGCCTAGTTTCAAAGATGTTCCAAATGCAGAGAAGCAGAACTTATTCATAAAAAAGTTGAACTTGTGTTGTGTTATCTTTGACTTCAGTGACCCAACAAAGAACCTCAAGGAAAAGGACATCAAGCGACAGACATTGGTAGAGCTTGTGGATTACATTGCTTCTGCTAATGGGAAATTCTCAGAAACTGTCATGCAAGAAATTGTAAAGATGGTGTGCGTAAATTTATTTAGAACACTCACTTCTCCACCCCTCGAAAACAAAGCTTTAGAGGCCTTTGACTTAGAAGAGGAAGAGCCCTCAATGGACCCAGCATGGCAACACTTGCAAGTTGTGTATGAATTCTTCCTGAGGTTTGTGGCATCACCTGAGACAGATGCAAAGTTGGCTAAGAGGTACATTGACCACTCATTTGTTCTCAGGTTGTTAGGTCTTTTTGATTCAGAGGACCATAGAGAGAGGGATTACTTGAAAACGGTTCTGCACCGCATCTATGGGAAATTTATGGTGCACCGCCCATTCATCAGGAAAGCTATCAACAACATCTtctatcattttatttttgaaactGAAAAGCATAATGGGATTGCAGAGCTGTTGGAGATTTTGGGAAGTATAATAAACGGTTTTGCTCTGCCACTGAAAGAAGAGCACAAACTCTTTCTTGTTCGAGTGCTTATTCCACTTCACAAACCCAAATGCATACCCTTGTACCACCAGCAGTTATCTTACTGCATTACCCAATTTGTGGAGAAAGACTGCAAACTTGCGGATACAATAATCCGTGGTTTACTAAAATATTGGCCTATTACAAATAGTTCTAAGGAGGTCATGTTCTTAGGGGAGCTGGAAGAAGTTCTAGAAGCAACTCAGCCTGCAGAATTTCAACGCTGTATGGTACCTTTGTTTCGCCAAATTGGCCGATGCTTGAGCAGTTCACATTTTCAG GTGGCAGAGAGAGCTTTGTTCTTATGGAATAATGATCACATTGCCAACCTAATCAAACAGAACCGCAGTGTCTTACTGCCAATCATATTCCCTTCATTGGagaaaaatgcaagaaaccACTGGAACCAGGCAGTACAGAGCCTGACTCTAAATGTCCGGAAGATTTTCTCTGATATTGACCCTGAGCTTTTTGAGGAATGCTTGCTCAAATTTCAGGAAGATGAAGTACAAGAGAAGGAACTTAATTTGAGACGTGAAATCACTTGGAAGCGTTTGGAAGAGATTGCTGCCAAGAAAGCTACAAGCAATGAAGCAGTGCTTGTGTCCCCCAGAAAAGCCACCGGCAAACCTTCTGGCTAG
- the LOC117621438 gene encoding uncharacterized protein LOC117621438 isoform X2 yields MQVQGFRAKSRVALLVVFVLCVCFAGFYDLLKPVSNGCTMTYMYPTYIPIPTTTAVSPAKYGLYLYHEGWKKIDFKEHLKKLSGIPILFIPGNGGSYKQVRSLAAESDRAYQAGPLERTFYQEASLTPEEGGEEIDVASFQLPNQYDSRLDWFTVDLEGEHSAMDSAILEEHAEYVVHSIHRILDQYKESYETREREGAVTSGSLPKSVILVGHSMGGFVARAAVAHNRLRKSAVETILTLSSPHQYPPVALQPSLGHYFARVNHEWRKGYEVQTTRAGHYVSDPVLSHVVVISISGSYNDYQVRSKSESLDGIVPPTHGFLISSTGMRNVWLSMEHQAILWCNQLVIQVSHTLLSLVHSRTGQPFSDKRIRLAIFSKMLRSGIPQSFNWMMQSHLSHQSLHVPSRDVKDKTGSLYTSAACPRNVHWSEDGLERDLYIQTTTVTVLAMDGRRRWLDIQKLGSNGRSHFMFVTNLAPCSGVRLHLWPEKRNSTSELPVCIRILEVTSKMVRIPSGPAPRQIEPGSQTEQAPPSAIFRLGPEDMRGFRFLTISVAPRPTISGRPPPAVSMAVGQFFNPEEGEREFSPWSLSSYSYKEISLKEDHPLALNLSFTTSLGLLPVIFSLKTAGCGIKNSGLPDEQADDIDNSKLCKLRCFPPVAFAWDDTSGLHIFPNVYSETIVVDSSPALWSSPKSSEKTSVMLLVDPHCSYRSAVAVSVTAAASRFLLLYNSQIVGFALVVIFFALMQQTHAWDLDLPIPSILMAVESNLRIPLPFLYLAMAPILLSFVLSFWISQPFPSFASFTVVSVICYLLANGFVIILILISQFIFYAAAVVHIFIKTRFQLWEKSANRFINLSSSFFSLKVLRVVKANPLLVTALAAITLVCLVHAAFGLFIILSLDALCCHSALCSHAQRHELFDCKKEGNDGSRHLPFKSDGDCCSNSPDSSKSFGEAQLEIFHHRHGLFILHLTAALMFVPSLVAWFQRIGMGHSFPWLVDSALCTGVILHGIFTSKPEFNSFLVSLPGVRNLEVRLNFMYLVAGYYSYLSSLALAPFRVFYAMTAIGFTSFALMILQRWNREKGEAHFGSRKHSHRH; encoded by the exons ATGCAAGTGCAAGGCTTTAGAGCTAAATCCAGAGTAGCACTTCTCGTCGTCTTCGTCTTATGTGTTTGTTTCGCGGGGTTTTATGATTTGTTAAAGCCCGTTTCAAATGGATGTACCATGACGTACATGTATCCCACTTACATTCCTATTCCTACCACGACTGCTGTTTCACCGGCAAAGTACGGCTTGTATTTGTACCACGAAGGATGGAAGAAGATTGATTTTAAGGAGCATCTCAAAAAGCTAAGCGGCATTCCCATTCTTTTTATTCCGGGAAATGGCGGTAGCTACAAACAG GTACGTTCACTGGCAGCAGAATCTGACAGGGCATATCAAGCGGGACCCCTAGAGCGTACATTTTATCAGGAAGCTTCCCTAACTCCTGAAGAGGGCGGGGAGGAGATAGATGTAGCTTCCTTTCAGTTACCCAACCAATATGATTCCAGGTTGGACTGGTTCACAGTGGATCTTGAAGGAGAACATTCTGCTATGGATAGTGCTATACTTGAAGAACATGCAGAATATGTTGTCCACTCCATTCACAGG ATTTTGGATCAATATAAAGAATCTTATGAGActagagaaagagaaggtgCTGTAACCTCTGGGAGTTTGCCAAAAAGTGTAATATTGGTTGGTCACTCTATGGGTGGTTTTGTTGCTAGAGCTGCTGTTGCCCATAACCGTTTGAGGAAATCAGCAGTTGAAACGATTCTTACTCTCTCCAGCCCACACCA ATACCCTCCTGTGGCATTGCAGCCTTCCTTGGGTCACTACTTTGCACGCGTTAATCATGAATGGAGAAAGGGATATGAGGTCCAAACAACTAGAGCAGGACATTATGTGTCTGATCCTGTTCTCTCACATGTTGTTGTTATATCCATTTCTGGCAGTTACAATGATTATCAG GTGAGGTCCAAGTCGGAATCCCTTGATGGCATTGTGCCTCCCACTCATGGTTTTTTGATCAGTAGTACAGGCATGAGAAATGTGTGGTTGTCAATGGAACATCAAGCTATTTTATGGTGTAATCAATTAGTTATCCAA GTATCACACACTCTTCTTAGTTTGGTACACTCCAGAACAGGCCAGCCATTTTCTGACAAACGAATAAGACTTGCGATATTCTCTAAAATGCTTCGTAGTGGGATACCACAGAGTTTCAATTGGATGATGCAATCACACTTGTCTCATCAGTCGTTACATGTTCCTTCTAGAGATGTAAAAGATAAAACTG GATCGCTGTACACTTCCGCTGCATGCCCTAGAAATGTTCATTGGAGCGAGGATGGCCTTGAGAGGGACCTATACATTCAGACAACCACTGTCACTGTTTTAGCCATGGATGGTCGAAGACGGTGGTTAGACATACAAAAACTG GGGTCAAATGGAAGAAGTCACTTCATGTTTGTGACAAACCTTGCTCCATGTTCTGGGGTTAGACTTCATCTGTGGCctgaaaaaagaaactcaaCTTCAGAATTGCCTGTGTGTATAAGAATCCTCGAAGTGACATCAAAGATGGTGCGCATTCCATCAGGACCAGCACCAAGACAG ATTGAACCTGGAAGCCAGACAGAGCAAGCTCCTCCTTCTGCTATATTTCGCTTGGGACCTGAGGATATGCGTGGTTTCAGATTCCTGACCATCTCAGTTGCACCTCGTCCG ACTATTTCAGGAAGACCTCCACCAGCAGTTTCCATGGCAGTTGGGCAGTTTTTTAATCCGGAGGAAGGGGAGCGGGAGTTCTCGCCTTGGTCACTGTCTAGTTATTCTTATAAG GAAATTTCTTTGAAGGAGGATCATCCCCTTGCTTTGAATCTGTCATTCACCACTAGTTTAGGCCTCTTGCCTGTCATATTCTCTTTGAAGACTGCAGGTTGTGGAATAAAGAATTCTGGACTTCCAGATGAACAGGCTGATGATATAGATAATAGCA AACTCTGTAAGCTTCGCTGTTTCCCACCTGTAGCATTTGCTTGGGATGACACATCAGGTCTCCACATATTCCCAAATGTATATAGTGAGACAATTGTTGTTGATTCCTCACCAGCGCTCTGGAGTTCACCTAAAAGTTCTGAGAAAACCTCTGTTATGTTGCTT GTAGATCCACATTGTTCATACAGAAGTGCAGTggctgtttctgtaactgcaGCTGCCAGTAGGTTTTTGCTTCTATATAATTCACAG ATTGTTGGTTTCGCCCTTGTTGTTATCTTTTTTGCACTAATGCAGCAAACACATGCATGGGATCTTGACCTGCCCATACCTTCGATTCTCATGGCTGTGGAATCTAATTTGAGAATCCCATTGCCATTTCTCTACCTTGCCATGGCACCCATCTTGCTTTCTTTTGTCCTCTCCTTTTGGATTTCTCAACCATTTCCTTCATTTGCTAGCTTCACCGTTGTCTCGGTGATCTGTTATTTACTTGCTAATGGCTTCGTAATTATTCTGATTTTGATATCTCAATTCATCTTCTATGCGGCTGCTGTTGTACATATTTTCATCAAGACAAG GTTTCAATTGTGGGAAAAAAGTGCTAACCGGTTTATTAATCTTTCCTCTAGTTTCTTTTCATTGAAG GTGTTAAGAGTTGTAAAAGCCAATCCACTACTTGTTACAGCACTTGCTGCAATTACTCTGGTGTGCTTGGTTCATGCAGCGTTTGGTCTATTTATAATCTTGTCCTTGGATGCTTTGTGCTGTCACAGTGCACTTTGCAG CCATGCACAAAGACATGAATTATTTGATTGTAAAAAAGAAGGCAATGATGGTTCTCGCCACCTTCCCTTCAAAAGTGATGGAGATTGCTGCTCCAATAGTCCAGACTCTTCGAAAAGTTTTGGTGAAGCGCAATTAGAGATATTCCATCATCGGcatgggttgtttattttgcATCTTACTGCAGCGCTCATGTTTGTCCCATCACTAGTTGCTTGGTTTCAG AGAATAGGGATGGGTCATAGCTTTCCATGGCTAGTGGATTCAGCTCTTTGCACAGGTGTGATTCTTCATGGTATCTTCACTTCAAAGCCCGAGTTCAATTCCTTCCTAGTTTCTTTACCTGGCGTCAGAAATCTTGAAGTGAGGTTGAACTTCATGTACCTGGTAGCTGGATACTATTCTTATCTCTCTTCCCTGGCCTTGGCTCCATTTAGAGTATTTTATGCTATGACTGCTATAGGCTTTACTTCCTTT